A genomic region of Cyanobacteria bacterium FACHB-DQ100 contains the following coding sequences:
- a CDS encoding ABC transporter ATP-binding protein, whose amino-acid sequence MTSALELTPNVSYSATDSIIRVHQLHKHYGRIAAVRGIDFSVAPGELFGLIGPDGAGKTTTFHILSGIMEATAGEVQVLGLPARDARLQIGYLTQQFSLYLDLSINENLQYVAGLREVPEPLFQERRAKYLKLMSLDQFGDRLAGQLSGGMKQKLALCGALVSQPKVLLLDEPTTGVDPVSRREFWDVLAALTAEGVTIVVATPYLDEAERCNRVALMYDGIIQQIGTPAQLRHGLGLHRIEVHTPQLEIAEQALSESAAITDVQTFGDRLDVLAADPDAGEREIRSRFCDQHLSLTSLRAAEPTLENVFVTRLRQQGSAPQILEFPRGRSSRKSSEDVAIYARNLNRVFGIFQAVKNVDVEVRYGEIFGLLGANGAGKTTTIKMLCGLLPASSGEIALGGERGNLRSSDLRKRIGYMSQKFTLYDDLSIVQNLQFYSGVYGVPRKLRREKIDWVLATCGLEGQENMLTGQLPGGWKQRVAFGASVLHEPDILFLDEPTSGVDPLARRQFWRLINDFARNGTAILVTTHYLEEAEQCNRMSFMVAGETVLEGSPSQIKAAQPGQLIEVVLNQTQAASNLLKQQMESWRVSIFADRLHVVIDHPEEIEQLRSRLIAANLSPISLLPIPYSLEDAFIGVVQRAQL is encoded by the coding sequence ATGACTTCAGCCCTTGAACTCACTCCAAATGTTTCTTACAGCGCAACAGATTCGATCATTCGAGTGCATCAGTTGCATAAACATTACGGGCGGATTGCTGCGGTTCGTGGAATTGATTTTAGTGTAGCTCCCGGTGAGTTATTTGGCTTGATTGGCCCTGATGGAGCAGGCAAAACAACGACCTTTCACATCCTTAGTGGCATTATGGAAGCGACAGCCGGGGAAGTTCAAGTTCTGGGCTTGCCTGCACGGGATGCTCGATTGCAGATTGGTTATCTCACCCAGCAATTTTCGTTGTACTTAGATTTGAGCATCAATGAGAACTTACAGTATGTTGCAGGGTTGCGAGAAGTCCCGGAGCCATTATTTCAAGAGCGACGCGCTAAGTATCTCAAGTTGATGAGCTTGGATCAATTTGGCGATCGTCTGGCTGGACAGTTATCCGGTGGCATGAAACAAAAGCTTGCACTCTGTGGCGCACTGGTTTCACAGCCGAAAGTTTTATTGTTAGATGAACCGACAACCGGAGTTGATCCAGTCTCCCGGCGGGAGTTTTGGGATGTGTTAGCGGCATTAACCGCAGAAGGCGTGACGATTGTGGTTGCAACGCCCTATCTCGATGAAGCAGAACGCTGTAATCGGGTGGCATTGATGTATGACGGAATAATTCAACAAATTGGAACGCCGGCTCAACTGCGCCACGGTTTAGGCTTACATCGTATCGAAGTTCATACGCCCCAGCTTGAAATCGCTGAACAAGCCCTAAGCGAGAGTGCTGCCATTACAGATGTGCAGACATTTGGCGATCGTTTAGATGTGTTAGCGGCTGATCCGGATGCCGGAGAACGAGAAATTCGATCTAGGTTTTGCGATCAGCATCTCAGCTTAACTTCACTACGAGCCGCAGAGCCAACGTTAGAGAATGTCTTTGTTACTAGACTCAGACAGCAAGGATCAGCCCCACAGATTTTAGAGTTTCCGCGTGGGCGATCGAGCCGCAAGTCCTCGGAAGACGTTGCTATCTATGCTCGGAATCTAAATCGAGTGTTCGGAATATTCCAAGCGGTTAAAAATGTCGATGTGGAAGTTCGCTACGGTGAAATTTTCGGCTTGCTTGGAGCAAATGGAGCCGGAAAAACCACAACCATCAAAATGCTTTGTGGATTGTTACCCGCAAGTTCTGGAGAGATTGCATTGGGTGGAGAACGCGGCAATCTTCGCAGTAGCGATCTCAGAAAGCGAATTGGCTACATGAGTCAGAAATTCACGCTGTACGATGACTTATCGATCGTGCAGAACCTGCAATTTTATAGCGGTGTGTATGGCGTTCCACGCAAGCTGCGCCGCGAGAAGATTGATTGGGTGTTAGCGACTTGCGGACTTGAAGGACAGGAAAATATGCTTACGGGACAGCTACCTGGAGGCTGGAAACAGCGCGTTGCCTTCGGAGCTTCTGTGTTGCACGAACCCGATATCCTATTCCTGGATGAACCCACCTCCGGCGTTGATCCATTAGCACGGCGGCAATTCTGGCGATTGATCAATGACTTTGCTCGAAATGGAACTGCAATTCTAGTCACAACACACTATCTCGAAGAAGCAGAACAATGTAATCGCATGAGCTTTATGGTGGCAGGTGAAACTGTCTTAGAAGGTTCACCGAGTCAAATCAAAGCGGCACAGCCCGGACAGTTAATCGAAGTTGTGCTGAATCAAACTCAAGCCGCATCGAACCTGCTGAAACAACAGATGGAGAGTTGGCGCGTGTCTATTTTTGCCGATCGCTTGCACGTGGTCATTGATCATCCCGAAGAAATCGAACAGCTACGATCGCGCCTCATCGCCGCCAACCTATCCCCTATCTCGCTACTCCCCATCCCCTACTCACTCGAAGATGCCTTTATCGGAGTCGTTCAACGCGCCCAACTATGA
- a CDS encoding ABC transporter permease yields the protein MKRILAQCKKELAQFRRDRLTLALAFILPTMTLFIFGFAIRLEAKNIVLIVQDFDRSNLSQAYTERLYATNQFVPVQWNGLDPVRDGIDRGLAKAAVIIPSKFSSDVQAGRTSTVQVLIDGTDVNNARVIKNSIQAFTKVFIQDQNLAQSQPKILPRIRLWFNPGRQESLYIVPGVFGVILAIYPSLLAALAMSREKEQGTILQTYASSISAAELLLGKCLAYFIVGIGQALFVIGLGCAVWRLGFAGDPTPLFVGGAIFLIASVMFGLFIGVRANNRSVAVQGVATAGFLLALLLSGFIYPLHNIPFPLSLVTNIVPARYFIEISRDAFVRGTGWSGVWLAPLLLAVLAFVLFSLSRRILGRMQLPG from the coding sequence ATGAAACGCATTCTTGCTCAATGTAAAAAAGAACTGGCTCAGTTTCGCCGCGATCGTCTCACTCTAGCGCTGGCGTTCATTTTGCCAACGATGACCCTGTTTATCTTTGGGTTTGCGATTCGACTTGAAGCCAAGAACATTGTGTTGATAGTACAAGACTTCGATCGCAGCAACTTAAGCCAAGCCTACACAGAGCGACTGTATGCGACCAATCAATTCGTTCCGGTGCAGTGGAACGGGCTTGATCCGGTTCGAGATGGCATCGATCGAGGACTTGCTAAAGCTGCGGTGATTATTCCGTCAAAGTTTAGTAGTGATGTTCAAGCAGGGCGAACCAGTACCGTACAAGTGCTGATTGATGGAACCGATGTGAACAATGCGCGAGTGATTAAAAACAGTATTCAAGCCTTTACTAAGGTGTTTATTCAAGATCAGAACTTGGCGCAGTCACAGCCGAAGATTCTTCCTCGGATTCGACTGTGGTTTAATCCGGGTCGGCAAGAGTCGCTTTACATTGTTCCCGGTGTCTTTGGGGTGATTCTGGCAATCTATCCCAGTCTACTCGCTGCTCTGGCAATGTCCCGTGAGAAAGAACAAGGCACAATCTTGCAAACCTATGCTTCTAGCATCAGTGCGGCTGAATTATTGCTAGGAAAATGTCTAGCTTATTTTATCGTTGGCATCGGTCAGGCGTTGTTTGTAATTGGCTTGGGGTGCGCGGTTTGGCGACTTGGATTTGCGGGTGATCCGACCCCTTTGTTTGTTGGAGGTGCAATCTTTCTGATTGCTAGTGTGATGTTTGGATTGTTTATCGGAGTCAGAGCGAACAATCGATCGGTGGCAGTGCAAGGTGTAGCAACAGCAGGATTTTTACTCGCGTTATTGTTGTCAGGATTTATTTACCCACTGCATAACATTCCTTTTCCGCTATCGCTGGTGACCAACATTGTTCCGGCTCGGTACTTTATTGAAATTTCTCGTGATGCCTTTGTTCGAGGAACAGGTTGGTCTGGTGTTTGGCTCGCTCCCTTGCTGCTCGCAGTGCTTGCTTTTGTCTTGTTTAGTCTTTCCCGCCGCATTCTCGGCCGGATGCAACTTCCTGGGTAA
- a CDS encoding ABC transporter permease, translating into MNLFRRFLESRFFVLAVKEISQILRNKQLIFLLVFPPTIQLLIFGFALSPNVEHIKLGVMDYSNTPMSRELTAAMTANGVFDVKSRTIDETDLSNQVRRGDVTAGLVIPTDFNRSLHSDRPAEVQVLIDAVDANTAGIASGYATQIINQFGRQFTPEAVPPIQTEATILYNPGLVSSWFIVPGVIGLVLNLGSSLVSTSAVVREKDTGTLEQLLMTPAADWEIILAKVVPLFVLLLGEVMLALSVAHFIFQVPFRGSLPLFLFFSGLYACVGIGVGFLLATISRTQQQAILTSFFINLPLIQLSGAIAPVESMPKFFQILSLANPLRHYIKIARGVLLKGNGLDVLYPEAIALFCFAIALLYISTSKFRSQLN; encoded by the coding sequence ATGAATCTCTTTCGACGTTTCTTAGAAAGCCGTTTCTTTGTGCTTGCAGTCAAGGAAATTAGTCAGATTCTACGGAATAAACAACTGATCTTCTTGCTGGTGTTCCCACCAACCATACAACTGCTAATTTTCGGATTTGCACTGAGTCCGAATGTGGAGCATATCAAACTCGGCGTGATGGATTACTCGAACACACCGATGAGCCGCGAACTTACCGCAGCAATGACGGCGAACGGGGTCTTTGATGTGAAGTCAAGAACGATCGACGAAACCGACCTAAGCAATCAAGTGAGACGCGGCGATGTCACGGCAGGGTTAGTGATTCCGACGGATTTTAATCGATCGCTCCACAGCGATCGACCGGCTGAAGTTCAAGTCCTGATTGATGCGGTCGATGCCAACACTGCAGGAATCGCCAGTGGCTACGCCACTCAGATCATCAATCAGTTTGGGCGGCAATTTACGCCTGAAGCTGTGCCTCCGATTCAAACTGAAGCCACGATTCTCTACAATCCGGGTCTTGTTTCCAGTTGGTTTATCGTTCCGGGTGTGATTGGGTTAGTGTTGAATTTAGGTAGTTCGCTTGTGTCTACATCTGCTGTAGTGCGCGAGAAAGATACGGGAACTTTGGAGCAGCTTCTGATGACCCCGGCGGCAGACTGGGAAATTATCTTAGCGAAAGTGGTTCCGTTGTTTGTTCTGCTGCTGGGTGAAGTGATGTTAGCGCTCTCGGTAGCGCACTTTATCTTTCAAGTGCCATTTCGAGGGAGTCTGCCGCTGTTCTTGTTTTTCTCTGGGCTGTATGCTTGTGTAGGAATTGGAGTTGGCTTTCTGCTAGCAACGATTTCACGCACGCAACAACAAGCCATTCTCACCTCGTTTTTTATCAATCTGCCTTTGATTCAGCTTTCAGGTGCGATCGCACCCGTTGAAAGTATGCCAAAGTTCTTCCAAATCCTGTCGCTTGCGAATCCGTTGCGCCACTATATCAAAATTGCGCGGGGAGTTTTGTTAAAGGGCAATGGGTTAGACGTGTTGTATCCAGAAGCGATCGCGCTATTTTGTTTCGCGATCGCGCTTTTGTATATCAGCACCAGTAAATTTCGTAGCCAGTTGAACTAG
- a CDS encoding chorismate lyase, which produces MTAIIRPTDSAILPTTWHCLDPIWEASELEIQQGLPHSKLSPAWQMMLLGDGSPTRHLQLLTGERTEVDVLDMSPIGFSTDNAPPAIAQIPAERLRRQIWLKTASGQRLGYAASWWELSHVDEYLQNKSQPVWANLSRSRLELYREIKGLHYGRSPALEAAFGYSTPLWGRHYLFWHHGKPFTLIYEVFSPYLEKYLGKAQA; this is translated from the coding sequence GTGACTGCGATCATTCGACCCACCGACAGCGCGATTCTGCCGACGACCTGGCATTGTCTCGATCCGATCTGGGAAGCCAGCGAACTCGAAATTCAGCAGGGTTTACCGCACAGCAAACTCTCTCCCGCTTGGCAAATGATGCTGCTGGGCGATGGTTCTCCGACTCGGCATTTGCAGCTTCTCACCGGGGAGCGAACCGAAGTCGATGTGCTGGATATGTCTCCGATCGGTTTCTCTACCGACAACGCGCCCCCTGCGATCGCACAAATTCCGGCTGAGCGCTTGCGGCGGCAGATTTGGCTGAAAACTGCTTCAGGTCAGCGTTTAGGCTATGCTGCTTCTTGGTGGGAATTGAGCCATGTTGACGAGTATTTGCAGAATAAGTCGCAGCCCGTTTGGGCGAATTTATCGCGATCGCGCCTGGAGTTGTATCGCGAAATTAAAGGCTTACATTACGGTCGATCGCCTGCATTAGAAGCAGCATTTGGCTATTCGACTCCGTTGTGGGGACGACATTATTTGTTCTGGCATCATGGCAAGCCGTTTACGCTGATTTATGAGGTGTTTTCACCCTACTTAGAGAAGTATTTGGGCAAAGCGCAAGCTTGA
- a CDS encoding class I SAM-dependent methyltransferase: protein MLTRNHTALEPFVSVEQQSLATWKDEVLSFPIDHPSPGIEANAYYFGHPEWAKNYLDAVHRDREFQERWFTITGSWQDKIIVDIGCGPGNVFAALRDRCGVPNHLIGVDVAHGGLKIAAELGYTPVLADAQRLPFISEFADIVVINGTLHHCDDMRQVLREAARIVRPGGLLITDHDLQKTMWSNNTIAHWLWNIRLPLYRLLKRGGHATSEEQKWMVATEVHHSPGDGVTPEFFYSILEPIGFSVKLFPHNRTAGADVLQGRWGRSSWNIRLAQWLSGVNPDSAEGALVMMCVAQRSLIP, encoded by the coding sequence ATGTTAACTCGGAACCATACAGCGCTCGAACCCTTCGTCTCGGTTGAGCAACAATCTCTTGCAACTTGGAAAGATGAAGTCTTATCATTCCCAATTGATCATCCTTCCCCTGGCATTGAGGCAAATGCTTACTATTTTGGACATCCTGAATGGGCAAAGAACTATTTAGACGCGGTACATCGTGATCGCGAGTTTCAAGAACGCTGGTTTACGATAACGGGTTCTTGGCAGGATAAGATTATCGTAGACATCGGATGCGGTCCGGGTAATGTGTTTGCTGCATTACGCGATCGTTGTGGAGTGCCAAATCATCTGATTGGGGTCGATGTTGCTCATGGGGGACTTAAGATTGCCGCCGAGCTAGGATATACGCCCGTGCTTGCTGATGCTCAACGTCTTCCTTTTATCTCTGAATTTGCCGATATTGTTGTGATTAATGGAACGCTGCATCACTGTGATGATATGCGGCAAGTGTTACGTGAGGCTGCTCGAATCGTGCGTCCGGGTGGATTGTTAATCACTGATCACGATCTACAAAAAACGATGTGGAGCAACAATACGATCGCGCACTGGCTGTGGAATATTCGCCTACCATTGTATCGCCTGCTAAAGCGCGGTGGACATGCCACGAGCGAGGAACAAAAGTGGATGGTGGCGACCGAAGTTCATCATAGTCCAGGTGATGGCGTGACACCTGAGTTTTTCTACAGCATCTTGGAGCCAATAGGATTTAGTGTCAAGCTCTTTCCGCATAACCGTACTGCTGGAGCAGATGTACTTCAAGGCAGGTGGGGCCGCTCTTCTTGGAACATTCGTTTGGCACAGTGGCTGAGCGGGGTTAATCCTGATTCGGCAGAAGGGGCACTGGTGATGATGTGTGTTGCTCAACGCTCCCTCATCCCTTAA
- a CDS encoding glycosyltransferase, protein MKILHVIPSLSPSMGGPPQVAMNLVWALQQLGVDTEILTTNHDGATELDVPVNQQVDYQFREDGATVPVWFMPFKRPALKEFLFSPAATRWLWQNVQNYDVLDNHYLFCYAPSCAAAIARWHRVPYTVRTMGQLTPWALSQRPLKKQVYTALIERRNLDRAAAIHCTAPSEVEDVRNFGVDTPTLTLPLGVSPLIEIEDARSLIHQKYQVSDETPIILFLSRLHPKKRPELLLQSLHHLASQGLSFHAILAGDGDPAYVKKLHTIAQSLNLSDQITFPGLVLGKLKDCLLQGADLFVLPSFSENFGIAVAEALNAQLPVVITPGIQIAPEIESADAGLVVEETVESLALAIEQLLTKPYLREKLGKNGQHLAQSRYSWQAIAQQLIPAYRTIAAKQPLPQEPCFQPMSCPIFDKKTQIC, encoded by the coding sequence ATGAAAATTCTGCATGTGATTCCCTCGCTAAGTCCTAGTATGGGGGGGCCACCACAGGTTGCAATGAATTTGGTGTGGGCATTGCAGCAATTGGGGGTGGACACTGAGATTCTGACTACCAATCATGATGGCGCAACTGAGCTAGATGTTCCAGTGAACCAGCAAGTGGACTATCAATTTCGAGAAGATGGTGCGACTGTTCCAGTTTGGTTTATGCCCTTCAAACGCCCAGCACTCAAAGAGTTTCTCTTTTCTCCGGCTGCAACGCGATGGTTATGGCAGAATGTCCAGAACTATGATGTTTTAGATAATCACTACTTATTTTGCTATGCTCCAAGCTGTGCAGCGGCGATCGCGCGTTGGCATCGCGTTCCCTATACCGTTCGCACGATGGGACAGCTTACTCCTTGGGCACTCTCACAACGCCCCCTGAAAAAGCAAGTTTACACCGCCCTCATCGAACGTCGCAATCTCGATCGAGCCGCCGCAATTCACTGCACTGCGCCATCTGAAGTCGAAGATGTCCGTAACTTTGGTGTAGACACGCCAACGCTTACCTTACCGCTTGGCGTTAGCCCACTGATTGAAATCGAAGATGCCCGATCGCTGATTCACCAAAAGTACCAAGTTTCCGATGAAACGCCGATCATTCTATTCTTGTCGCGTCTACATCCGAAAAAGCGTCCTGAACTGCTCCTACAATCATTACATCATCTAGCAAGTCAAGGCTTATCGTTTCATGCCATTCTCGCAGGCGATGGTGATCCAGCTTATGTGAAGAAGCTCCACACGATCGCTCAATCGCTAAATTTAAGCGATCAAATCACATTTCCAGGATTAGTATTAGGGAAGCTAAAAGACTGTTTATTACAGGGCGCAGATTTGTTTGTGTTGCCATCGTTTTCTGAGAACTTCGGAATTGCGGTTGCAGAAGCTCTGAATGCTCAATTACCAGTCGTGATCACACCCGGAATTCAAATTGCCCCAGAAATCGAATCAGCCGATGCGGGACTGGTTGTAGAAGAGACCGTTGAATCCTTAGCTTTGGCAATTGAACAACTATTAACGAAGCCTTATCTGCGCGAAAAACTCGGCAAGAACGGGCAACATCTTGCTCAATCCCGCTATTCTTGGCAAGCGATCGCACAGCAGCTCATTCCTGCCTATCGCACGATCGCAGCAAAGCAACCCTTACCGCAAGAACCTTGCTTTCAGCCAATGTCCTGTCCCATCTTTGACAAGAAAACTCAGATATGTTAA
- a CDS encoding oligosaccharide repeat unit polymerase, which produces MSLSRDFSEDIYPEVEHFPPSASGAATLAILGGVALGFIGMQSPSDQPALIARAAAIPVAIGLTTSIYLDSRRGLRNLFRTDLLCLISLYYLILAEFLFPQEEFNTMIDIAQTRNAIAIVLVAFAAFAIGRHLIKPQAMQSSWLNFEDVSTNTLFRVVMISAILGYLYMLQSVQFDIIKMINAMMGARFSEPWTRARLGGASSLIIELGLLRYAIPPLFGVLCNRRHLIPLYQQSLLVAAFALTMFQGFSGGTRNVFVAYLATFIVGYLLTLPRYTFINTIIPVALTFSIAAYGSYHMLEFRTIGLRNYLENRVYASDTVRQTLSVDYNLASLGIVADAIPSAHNYLGSEILVWSIIKPIPRVFLPSKPEGLSVSLEEIAGVEGYTIATTYIGEAYMMAGYWGVIATSLFLGALANWWNRLVLQRQSDYAMVVYALGFFAGSITMRSLFWLTTAILPVIGLIVARKSGLIR; this is translated from the coding sequence ATGTCACTCTCCCGCGATTTTTCAGAAGACATCTACCCCGAAGTCGAGCATTTTCCTCCCTCTGCTTCTGGTGCAGCAACCTTAGCAATCCTCGGTGGGGTGGCGCTTGGATTCATAGGAATGCAGTCTCCATCGGATCAGCCTGCATTGATTGCGAGAGCGGCTGCAATTCCGGTTGCGATCGGACTGACGACCAGCATCTATCTCGACAGCAGAAGAGGACTACGAAATCTCTTCCGCACCGATTTGCTTTGCTTAATTTCGCTCTACTATCTGATTCTGGCTGAATTCCTCTTTCCCCAAGAAGAGTTCAATACGATGATAGACATTGCTCAAACTCGCAATGCGATCGCGATCGTTCTCGTTGCCTTTGCCGCTTTTGCAATAGGTCGTCATCTGATCAAACCACAAGCTATGCAGTCTTCCTGGCTTAACTTTGAAGATGTCTCGACCAATACGCTCTTTCGAGTCGTCATGATATCAGCGATACTGGGCTATCTTTATATGCTTCAGTCCGTCCAGTTCGACATCATTAAAATGATCAATGCGATGATGGGAGCGCGATTTAGCGAACCTTGGACGCGAGCAAGGCTAGGAGGCGCAAGCAGCTTGATCATTGAGCTAGGCTTGCTGCGATATGCGATTCCACCCCTGTTTGGCGTATTGTGCAATCGTCGTCATCTGATCCCTCTGTACCAACAGAGTCTATTGGTGGCAGCGTTTGCATTAACGATGTTTCAAGGCTTTTCAGGCGGAACTCGTAATGTCTTTGTGGCGTATCTTGCCACCTTCATTGTGGGCTACTTGCTAACCTTGCCTCGCTATACCTTTATTAACACGATTATTCCAGTTGCGCTGACATTCTCGATTGCCGCCTATGGCTCCTACCACATGCTGGAATTTAGAACTATTGGACTGCGAAACTATCTTGAAAACCGAGTTTATGCCAGTGATACAGTTCGACAGACGCTCTCAGTTGACTACAATTTAGCTTCTCTCGGTATTGTTGCGGATGCAATTCCTTCAGCACACAACTATCTTGGTAGTGAAATCCTGGTTTGGTCAATCATCAAACCGATTCCCAGAGTATTTCTACCGAGTAAACCCGAAGGATTGAGTGTAAGCCTCGAAGAAATTGCGGGTGTAGAAGGCTATACGATTGCTACGACATACATTGGCGAAGCTTACATGATGGCGGGTTATTGGGGAGTGATTGCAACTTCTCTGTTCTTGGGGGCGCTGGCAAACTGGTGGAATCGACTGGTCTTGCAGCGACAGTCTGACTATGCAATGGTCGTTTACGCCCTAGGTTTTTTTGCTGGCTCAATCACAATGCGAAGTTTGTTTTGGCTCACGACGGCCATACTACCTGTAATTGGGCTAATTGTCGCTCGCAAAAGTGGGCTTATTCGGTAA
- a CDS encoding glycosyltransferase, translating to MTIPRLRVLLLASYFPKPDNPVMGTWALSQAEALARQNIELFVVSPTSWLPSAIALTPGAKAYANCPDTFTWSNSVRVSYPRWFYYPVPPFKAWAHRNPEPYLQLAWKSIQQNFRRIVQSFQPDVIFCHQTLPNGWIAAQLPEALPIVTLDHDFDEIRDAQSYPGRKAAMQTVADRATMLLAVSKPMQQDLQMLFPQSQVLTLHNGVNLPSKQVLNTPRPIALQGKKVILACALFAERKGVPLLIEAFCRIAGKHPDAVLRIIGSGPDAEKVQQAVDRYDVTAQVQLIGRKPHAGVLQEMVWADCFALVGWDEPFATVYLEAMAAGKPIICCNDGGINDVITQEVHGYSVPPKNIDETALALDRMLSEDDKRLEMGQQAQHLIQHHLTWNVKAAELVQILEQVIPQRPQLTLSQIPA from the coding sequence ATGACCATTCCCCGTCTGCGTGTTCTTCTACTTGCCTCCTACTTCCCCAAGCCCGATAACCCGGTGATGGGAACTTGGGCGCTGTCTCAAGCCGAAGCCCTCGCACGGCAGAACATCGAACTGTTCGTTGTTTCCCCAACCTCCTGGCTGCCAAGCGCGATCGCACTCACCCCCGGAGCAAAAGCTTACGCCAACTGTCCCGACACATTCACTTGGTCAAATTCAGTTCGTGTCAGCTATCCCCGGTGGTTCTACTATCCAGTGCCTCCATTCAAAGCTTGGGCACATCGTAATCCCGAACCGTATCTGCAACTTGCCTGGAAGTCGATTCAGCAAAACTTTCGTCGCATCGTTCAGTCCTTTCAGCCCGATGTCATCTTTTGCCATCAAACTTTGCCGAATGGTTGGATCGCCGCCCAACTTCCTGAAGCACTCCCGATCGTCACACTCGATCACGACTTTGATGAGATTCGCGACGCTCAAAGCTATCCGGGTCGAAAAGCTGCAATGCAAACAGTCGCCGATCGAGCCACAATGCTGCTTGCCGTGTCCAAACCGATGCAGCAAGACTTACAAATGCTCTTTCCGCAAAGCCAAGTCCTAACGCTTCACAATGGTGTCAATCTCCCTTCAAAGCAAGTCTTAAACACCCCCCGTCCGATCGCGCTCCAAGGCAAAAAAGTAATTCTCGCTTGTGCGCTGTTTGCCGAACGAAAAGGCGTGCCATTGTTAATCGAAGCGTTCTGTCGCATCGCTGGTAAGCATCCAGATGCGGTACTGCGAATTATTGGAAGCGGCCCGGATGCAGAGAAAGTGCAGCAAGCCGTCGATCGCTATGATGTCACCGCTCAAGTTCAACTAATCGGGAGAAAGCCCCATGCCGGAGTGCTGCAAGAAATGGTTTGGGCAGATTGTTTTGCCTTAGTGGGATGGGATGAACCCTTCGCTACGGTCTACCTTGAAGCAATGGCAGCCGGAAAGCCAATCATTTGCTGCAATGATGGTGGCATTAATGATGTCATCACTCAGGAGGTTCACGGCTATTCCGTCCCTCCGAAGAACATTGACGAAACCGCGCTCGCACTTGATCGAATGCTCAGCGAGGATGACAAACGACTCGAAATGGGACAGCAAGCCCAACATCTGATTCAGCATCACCTCACTTGGAATGTCAAAGCCGCAGAACTGGTTCAGATCTTAGAGCAGGTCATTCCCCAACGTCCGCAACTCACCCTTTCTCAAATTCCTGCTTGA
- a CDS encoding glycosyltransferase family 4 protein, producing the protein MRPLKVVIYSIVPSPYQRDLFYALSRCPEIDLQVYYLESGCADSPWTEKPIQAYETVLPGFHLAWGLSRFHLNWHLPALKHVDVIVLNGYQNLMSQLILRFYADRVPCIFWGEKMVGESSGIKGQLQKVFSAALSRCAAIAAIGSRAQQDYQQRFPKHPIFNIPYYCNLSEFQSSIERPRKPITILFCGQMIERKGIDLLLQAFDRLIQSGTQARLLLVGREAELPKMMRSLSSKTQQQIDYAGFHDPEYLPQFFKQADLFVLPSRYDGWGVVVNQAVGAGLPIICSDAVGAAVDLVEPGVNGAIVPAGDAIALYQALSFYTQDSKAIQQASQASQIKAATLTPEAGAKCWCEVLLSVQASKQHEICYTK; encoded by the coding sequence ATGCGCCCGCTTAAAGTTGTCATTTATTCGATCGTGCCTTCTCCCTATCAGCGAGATCTGTTTTACGCTTTGTCTCGCTGTCCAGAAATTGATTTGCAGGTGTACTATCTTGAATCCGGTTGTGCAGATTCTCCCTGGACTGAGAAGCCAATTCAAGCTTACGAAACTGTGCTTCCAGGATTCCATTTAGCTTGGGGACTGTCGCGCTTCCATCTCAATTGGCATCTTCCCGCTTTGAAGCATGTCGATGTCATTGTGCTCAATGGCTATCAAAACCTGATGTCGCAACTGATACTGCGGTTTTACGCCGATCGAGTTCCCTGCATTTTCTGGGGTGAAAAGATGGTCGGAGAGTCTAGCGGCATCAAAGGGCAGTTACAGAAAGTCTTTTCAGCCGCATTGAGTCGATGTGCTGCGATCGCGGCAATTGGTTCTCGCGCTCAACAAGACTATCAACAGCGCTTTCCCAAGCATCCCATTTTTAACATTCCTTACTACTGCAATCTATCCGAGTTCCAAAGCTCGATCGAGCGTCCCCGCAAACCGATCACGATTCTTTTTTGTGGTCAAATGATCGAGCGCAAAGGCATTGATCTGTTGCTGCAAGCCTTCGATCGATTAATTCAATCCGGCACTCAAGCGCGATTGTTGCTCGTTGGGCGTGAAGCGGAACTGCCTAAGATGATGCGATCGCTCTCGTCCAAAACTCAACAACAAATAGACTATGCAGGCTTTCACGATCCTGAATATTTACCGCAGTTTTTTAAGCAAGCAGATTTATTTGTGTTGCCGAGTCGCTATGACGGTTGGGGCGTGGTGGTGAATCAAGCAGTAGGGGCGGGATTGCCAATCATTTGTTCTGATGCGGTTGGAGCGGCAGTTGATTTAGTCGAGCCAGGAGTTAATGGTGCGATCGTGCCTGCGGGTGATGCGATCGCGCTTTATCAAGCCTTGTCTTTTTATACTCAGGATTCCAAAGCGATACAGCAAGCGAGTCAAGCTTCCCAGATCAAGGCGGCAACGCTGACCCCTGAAGCCGGCGCGAAATGTTGGTGTGAGGTGCTTCTAAGTGTGCAGGCATCCAAGCAGCATGAAATTTGTTACACAAAGTAA